The Crateriforma spongiae DNA window CCCACATCCGCAAAAGCAAAGCGGCGGGGCTGTCCGGTGGCGAACGTCGACGTTTGGAGATTGCCCGTTGTTTGGTTTCGGATCCGACCATCGTGATGTTGGACGAACCGTTTGCCGGAATCGACCCTGTCACCGTTCAGTCGATCCAGGGTGTGATTCGTCAGTTGCGAGATTCCGGGATCAGCGTCTTGATCACCGACCACGCGGCGCGGGAAATCTTAAGCGTTGTGGATCGATGCTATGTGATTTACAAGGGCCAAGTGTTGATCGACGGATCGCCCGATGAGGTCAAGCGGCATCCCAAGGTCCGCGAAGAATATTTGGGTGATTTGGATGGGTCCGCCAGCAACGCGGCCACTGTCCTGGGCGACGCCAGTCCGCTTGCGAACGCTTCGGAGGCTCCGGTTGCACAAGAAGCATGGACGCCGGCGGCCTTTGATGATCCGGATGCCTCACCGTCGGTCCAGCGTGTCGATGGCGGACACCCAACGACCACGCCCGCGGCACGTCAGGCAAGACGATTGCGGCGTGTTACCGATGTGTGACCTGTCGATCAAACGGTGCGCGAAGATTGGGCTGTTCGCGGTCCCCGGTGGACTTCTTGGTCAGACATTCAAAGTCTTGTGATTGGACGTGGTCCGCTAGATACGCGCGACGTATTGACTGCTAAGCCGACGGATCAAACGACGCATTTCTAAAACGCTGATCGTACTAATGACTCGGTGCGCCGGTAAACCACTTTGCGCGATGACCGTGTCGATGGAGGTGCTCTCCGGTGCAATCGCCTGTAGCACGGAACGTTCGATGTCATTCAGCTGCAATTCCGCCCCACTGCGGATCGTCGTTTGTTCGTCGGTGGTCACGGGGTTGGACATGGGGCCGATCGCTTCCAACACGTCGTCAACGGTTTGCACCAAAACCGCCCCATCGCGGATCAATTGATTGCATCCACGCGAGGTGCGACTGGTTACCGGACCCGGAAGGGCCAAGACGTCGCGGTTCAGTTCGTACGCCTGGCGTGCGGTGATCAAGGATCCGCTGCGGTCCGGGGCTTCGATCACCAAAGTGGCCAATGACATGGCGGCGATCAGCCGATTCCGCTGGGGGAAATGACCGCTGCGTGGTTTGGCATAAGGCGGCTGTTCGCTGATGACCGCGCCGCTTTGGCTGCACCGGTCGGCCAAGGGTTTGTTTTCGGCAGGGTAAACTTCGCCCAGACCGCCGCCCAAGACTGCCATGGTTCGGCCGCCTCCGTCCAAACAGCCACGGTGGGCCGCGGTGTCGATGCCACGCGCCAATCCGCTGACCACGGTGATGCCCGCTTTGGCCAACCCGTAAGCCAAACGCTCGGCTTGTTTCAACCCATACGTTGTCGCATGCCGCGTCCCCACGATCGCAACCGAAAGCTGGTCCTGGTCCACCCAATCGCCTCGCAGGAACAACAGCGGCGGGGCATCGTCCAAGTCCTTCAACCCCATCGGGTAATCGGCATCGGTGTCGCGGACCAGACGAACGCCTTGGTCATCGCACCACCGCAGCACTTCGTCCGCGCAAACGTGATCGCCGGCCGTACGAATCGTGTGGACCAGCTTGCGTCCAACATTGGGGACGCAAGCCAATGCTTCCCCGTCCGCCGAGAGGACTTTGGTGGCGGTGCCGAAACGTTCCAATAATCGCGCCAATGTCCGTGGTCCCAGGCCGGGCAACAGCACCAGTTGCAACAGATCACGCAAAGATGCACTGGCGGGGGCTGCCGGCGATTGATCCGTATCGACTATTGATTCATCCATCGAACGTGCATTCCTTTCGGCGTGTCAGACCCGCGACATGCCATCGCCCAGTGACGGCACTTCGATTGCCAACCGCGATCTTACCCCAAACACGGTGGGGTGAGTGAGCCGTCGGGCTGTGCCGGCACAATGATTCGTAGGGATCTTTGGGCGGGACTTTCATGACGGTGTTTCGCGAAATCGCGGTCGCTATCACCCCATGACACGCGCGATCGCGTGCCGCGGTCCGCATCAATCATCGATCGGGATGTCGAC harbors:
- the dprA gene encoding DNA-processing protein DprA; protein product: MDESIVDTDQSPAAPASASLRDLLQLVLLPGLGPRTLARLLERFGTATKVLSADGEALACVPNVGRKLVHTIRTAGDHVCADEVLRWCDDQGVRLVRDTDADYPMGLKDLDDAPPLLFLRGDWVDQDQLSVAIVGTRHATTYGLKQAERLAYGLAKAGITVVSGLARGIDTAAHRGCLDGGGRTMAVLGGGLGEVYPAENKPLADRCSQSGAVISEQPPYAKPRSGHFPQRNRLIAAMSLATLVIEAPDRSGSLITARQAYELNRDVLALPGPVTSRTSRGCNQLIRDGAVLVQTVDDVLEAIGPMSNPVTTDEQTTIRSGAELQLNDIERSVLQAIAPESTSIDTVIAQSGLPAHRVISTISVLEMRRLIRRLSSQYVARI
- the lptB gene encoding LPS export ABC transporter ATP-binding protein, with translation MNVFQSVDQAMDRESMVLQAVDLQKTYGRRRVVDGVNLQVGQAEIVGLLGPNGAGKSTSFRMICGMVEPDRGNVYLGGQDVTDWPMFRRARDGRMGYLPQEPSVFKKLTVEQNISSLLELLGADRATRRQRTDELLQEFNITHIRKSKAAGLSGGERRRLEIARCLVSDPTIVMLDEPFAGIDPVTVQSIQGVIRQLRDSGISVLITDHAAREILSVVDRCYVIYKGQVLIDGSPDEVKRHPKVREEYLGDLDGSASNAATVLGDASPLANASEAPVAQEAWTPAAFDDPDASPSVQRVDGGHPTTTPAARQARRLRRVTDV